In a single window of the Tellurirhabdus bombi genome:
- the plsY gene encoding glycerol-3-phosphate 1-O-acyltransferase PlsY: MNVLIIIATTVLAYLLGSIPTAVWYSEAFFGIDIRKKGSGNAGATNTFRVLGKRAGTVVMLIDVLKGYTATILSTLLLYFDVIGAHELLTFKLVFGMVAVIGHLFPVFAEFKGGKGVASLLGMVLAIHPELAAVCIGIFLIVLIASQYVSLGSILAALAFPVLLILNAFGKTESPLLIVFGVIVFLTVVITHKKNISRLLQGKENRTRLIRFRSKDDE; this comes from the coding sequence ATGAACGTTCTGATTATCATTGCAACGACGGTACTGGCGTATTTACTGGGCTCTATTCCAACCGCAGTTTGGTATAGTGAAGCCTTTTTCGGGATTGATATTCGGAAAAAAGGAAGCGGTAATGCGGGTGCTACCAATACCTTCCGGGTGTTGGGCAAGCGTGCTGGTACGGTGGTGATGCTAATTGACGTTTTGAAAGGATATACGGCTACAATTTTGTCAACCCTGCTGCTTTATTTCGACGTGATTGGCGCCCACGAACTGCTAACGTTCAAGCTGGTTTTTGGGATGGTAGCGGTCATTGGACACTTATTTCCCGTATTTGCCGAGTTTAAAGGCGGCAAAGGTGTGGCTTCTCTGCTGGGTATGGTTTTGGCAATTCATCCCGAACTAGCCGCAGTCTGCATTGGTATCTTCCTGATTGTGCTGATTGCCTCGCAATATGTTTCACTGGGATCGATTCTGGCAGCGCTGGCCTTTCCGGTATTGCTGATTCTCAATGCCTTTGGAAAAACAGAAAGTCCTTTGTTAATCGTTTTTGGGGTTATTGTCTTCTTGACCGTTGTGATTACGCACAAAAAGAACATCAGCCGCCTCCTGCAAGGAAAAGAAAACCGGACTAGATTGATTCGGTTCCGCAGTAAGGACGATGAGTAA